The stretch of DNA TTGtaagtgtttattgaatgcctgcttcatgccaggcactgttgtaggcactaggaatatgaagaaaattagaACTCATCCCTGCTTCCATGACGTTCTCAGTAAACCAGAGAGACAGCTAGCATTTATTGCATGATTTCTATACATAAGCTCATAAAACCCTCCCAACAAACTTGTATgtgaattatctcatttgattctcacttTACAGAAAAGGCAAATGATTCCTGGAAAGACTGCATGACTCGGCTAGCAGGTGGAAGAGCTGGGATTCAGTGCAAGTCTGTGACTTCATAACCAGTACCCTTAGCCATTTTCCAATTGTTTACCTTTCTGCTAGTGAGAGAAGGGTCATCGATGAGGTCTGTACCATGTGCTGAGTTCTTGCAAGAGGAAGGAGAGCATGTAAGAATGCAGTACCAGGCTTCAGAAAGGTGGAGCAAAAGGGAATTACAGAGAGCGTGAGGAGTGGCTGGAGGGCTGGGAGAAGCGGGTGAGGGGGTATCTTGGACATATCGGAGGGAAGGAGTCTCAGGAAAGGGGAGGTAAAGCTGAGTGTTGGGTGAAGGGGTGTTTGCTACTAATTAGTACACtgcttttgtgtgtttgaaaatggtcataataaaaagttaaagaataaaattaaaaagttaaagaggatGGTTGGGGGATTTGCATCACACCTTTTATCCAAAGTCAGCCTTCTGAGTACAGGCATCAGGCTGCTTGGGcttgaatcccagctttgcctcTTCTGCTCAGTGATCTGAACCACCAGGGAGAGGCCCAAACCCAGTCTGGAGAGAAGTTAGGGATATTTCCCTGAGGAAGGCACCTCTTGAGCACCGTCCAGTggaagtgggtggggaaggaCACTGGAGAGCCAGTATAAGGGGTGTGTAGGGAAGCCAACAGCAGCTGGAGCAGAGAGTAGGAGGGCGGGGATGTGGGGACATGAGACCTAAGAAGCAGGCAAGGCTGGGTCACGCTGGCCTTAGATTTCACTATCAAAGAGCcacaacggggcgcctgggtggctcagtcagttgggcgtccgacttagggtcaggtcatgatctcgcggtctgtgagttcgagccccatgtcgggctctgtgctgacagctcagagcctggagcctgctttggattctgtgtctcccttgctctctgcccctcccccgctcatgctctgtctctgtcaaaaataaacattaaaaaaattttttttttttttaaaaagaggtgggcagccactgaaggattttaagcaggggagtgacaggtCAGCTTAACGTTTTCAACAGAGCACCCTGGTAGTGGAGTAAAGGTTGAGCCTATAGGTGGACaaggggggaggcagggacaaTAGGAGGAGGGTGGAAGGCAGCAAAGGCCTAGACTGAGGCAGTGGGACAAAGGgtgaaggaggaaggacagaacTGAGAAAGATTTAGGAGGCAAAATGGCATGACTTGGTGGTTGGTTGGGTATGTGGgtaaaggaaagggaaatgaataCATCACTACACGCCCCCACAACTGCTTTTCCCACATCCACCCACGCTTGTCTCCCCTACTGCTCTCCTCTAGACCGGCTTACCTGGCAGAGATACCCAGTGGGCTGGGCCATGCACGTGGCCCCATGTTGGCAGGGCCTGGACTCACATGGGTTCACCCTGTCCTGACATACGCTGCCTTGGAATCCAGGGGGGCAGTGGCAGAAATAGGAGGAGCCACTGTCGATGCAGAGACCTCCATTCTGGCACAGGGAAGAAACTTCTGTGCCTGAGAAGAAGGGCAAACAGGGATAGACAAAGCTAAGTTAGGTTCTCAGGGGCCCCAGACACAGAGCAGAGAGGCTCATGGGGATCACTGACATTCCTGGGGTAGGTGGAGGACACTTGGAGCCTGAGGAGTCAATAAATTCTGGTGTTCAAGAGATTAAGACATCAAGATCCCCCTCCTGCCTGTTCTGCCAGAATGGAGAGAGATAACTCTTGTTAAACTTATTAGAGCATTGTAAGCAACTGTATTCTTGGCTTAAAACAAGTCTCAAGGAAGAAAGAACTCAGTGGAAACTTTAGGTGCCTAAGTCTGTCCCCTGAATTGGCATCCTGTGATGTTCTCTCACTGTGATTCCCATCTGCTAACCCCACAGTAGTCTctttcctgatttctgctcatATTAAACCTCATTGGAATGAGGGGGGGTATTCTTTCACAAGGGGTTTGGCATAACATGAAAATGATTGGGAGCAGCAGTTGAGTGAAGTTGGGTTAAGTGTGATCCATTCTAGCTGAGTTATGATGATAGTGACAGAGTTGAGTTGCTTCACATGGAGTTATGTCTCAGTGGTTGTGATAAACTGGAGTCTTGTTGTCTGGGTTGGTTGGTGTTGCTTGAGTTGCTTTGAGCATGGTGATAGGAGGGCTGAGCTATAGAATCAGCAGTAGTGGTTGGTCTGTGTTACTTTGACTCTTAGTTGGTTGTTTTGGTCAAAGGTTGTATGTGGATGCCCTTAGGGATCGGGTAGAGAGGGACACCCGTTCTCTCTTCATCTGTTCCCCAGTTGGTCCTTGGGTTAGTACCTTGGCTCAAAGCGGCCTTCTGGCAGGAGGACAGTGGAAGGTTGCAGAGAGGCCCGGTCCATCCCTGGAGGCACAGGCACTGGAAGGAGGGCCCAGTCTGGAGGCAGTGGGAATTGTGTGGACAGGGCTTCTGGGCACAGATGTCCACCAGAGTCTGAGGTTTAGGAGACAGCATGGGGCAAGACTGAGTGTCATGTGTTCAGGCCCAGAGATGGTCTTCTGCCAGCTGCTCAAAATCCTTACCTGTCAAGCTCTCTCCTGAATGGTCTGGGGCCAGGTGatagcctccctcccccacccccacatcccagAACAGTTCCTGGGATCAGAAATCCTTTCCTTACTTCTACTCCATGCAAACCTCAAGCTAGAGCTCAACTCCCAGATTCCACACCCCCTTTCATGTGGTTACCTTCCCAAGCTCCCTGCTCTTCTAGTCCCTGAGACCCTCCCACTAGAGCCCATCAGCCACTGCCCTCCTCAGCACACTTGGCTCAGCACCCCTCACCTTGCAGCTGTCTCCTGTGTAGCCAGGGGGGCAGAGGCAGTGGGGACCCTGAGGACCATCTTGGCAGGTTGCCCTGTTCCTACAGGGGCTGGACAGGACAGAGGCAAGGCATGGTGGGAGGCAAGGCATGGTGGGAGGCAATCCCGGCAACCAAAGAGGAGGGAGTGTGTGACGCGGTGATGAGATAGGAAACCAGAAAGGGAGTCATAGTGAAAGGATGTGGGATGTGGATTCAAGGCAGCCTGGAGCCCCAGAGGAGATGGACAGGAAGGGTGGGAAGGCTGAGgggccccttcccttcctctaggGGTCTTTTCTCACTTGTCTGCACAGCTAGGACGGGTCCTTCCCTCACAGCAAGGCACCTGCTGGGACCCGAGGGGCAGCAAGGAAGTACCTTTGGGGGCCATTCTCTGTGCCCAGATGGCAGGCTCACTGGGCTGGGCTAATGAGCCTGGAGGTCCTCAAGGTCAAATGAAACAAATGGGCATCTGCTTGGAGGTGAGTCATGCCCCTTGTTCTACCCCAGCAGGCTTCTGTGCCAGGGAGACCAGGAGTCCCCAAGGGGGGGTATTTGAAGGGCATTTGGGTAGCCTGTTGGTCACATATTTGTCCTGTGTCTTTGGGCTTGTCCTGGTATCCACAGTCTCAccctgaactgaagctggatCAGCCTCTAGACCTCGGCTGCCTCCCACTTCTTGCCTGGGGATTCTGCTTCTGAAGTTCCTTGGTATCTATGACCTTGTCCCTTGGATGACTGCATGGTTTTCTCAGCTTTTTTCCTTGGATGCTGCTCAGTTTAGGAAGGCTGTTTGGTGTAGTGGTTAAATCTACTGAagccctgggtttgaatcccggccatgccacttactggctggacaactcacttaatctctctgtgtctgtttcttgtAAAATGGATACAGTAACAATACTGACCTTAGAGGGTTCTTGCCACGATGACAAAATGCATGTAAGATGTTCAGGTGGTACTTGGCATAAAGtaagctattatttttttggtttcattcaGCTTCCTGATATCGGGTTGGTGACTATACCCCTGGGGAGACCTGTCTCCTTTAAAAGTAACTTGGAGGTAGGTGCAGCCTTGTggcacttttttttcctattgtaccAAATTCAAGCATACAGGCCCTTTGGGGTTTTAAGGATTTACTCAATCTCTACAGGGGAGAGTTTCTGTGATTAGGAGGAACATTCTGAGTTGGCATGAGCCGAGGCTGCTGTTGTTCTGCTCTTCCTTGATGGGCCTCTGTGCACAGTGGACCAGGCTGCGCACTTTACAATGACTATGAAGTGAATGCTCTCCTGTCACCCCCAGAGTTGAGCAGTGTACAACCTCAGTACCATCTGTGGCTGCCCTTCTCCTAGAGGCCATGGGTTTCCCAGAGTGTTCATCTTGGGTGGGGAGATGAGAAAGAGGTATTCTTTGATAGCTGATCCCAACTGGCCTGGGGCTATCTATGTTCTGGAGGGGTCATGCCTAGTGGGTTCAGGATTAGTCCCCTGTGTCCTCTACTCAGGGCCCCATCCATCTAGTACCTGGTGGGCAGAGGCAGTGGAAGGTGGCAAGCAGGTCCAGGCAGGTGCTGCCTAGATGGCAGGGCTGGGACAGGCACTCATTGTGATCAGCCTCGCAGCGGGAGCCCGTGTAGCCAGGGGGACAGAGGCAGTCAAAGGAGCCAGGGGTGTTGAGGCAAGAGCCGCCGTGTTCACAGGGACTGGGGCCTTGCTGGGCTAGGAGGAGAGGAGTCAGAAGTTCACAGGGGCCCAGGGCAGAAGGGCAAGGAGGCCAGACTGCCAGGGAAGGCACGAGGGCCTGCTTGTGGCAGAATGAACACAGCGGAGAAAGGGCTGGTGTCTTTAACACAGACGAGGACTAAGTGGGGCCCGGAGGGCTAAGCACTGGTGAGAAGACCGTGTAGGGAAGAATTGCCAAATCTGGACCAAATTGGGAAAAAAGAGatgattgtatttttaatttgaaaaacaatttgcaGAGGCTGTTTGGGACTCAGAGAGGATCTGATGTGGGGATGCCTTACCCATCTGACACTCGTCCAGGTCCTGGTGGCAGGTGGGCCCCGAGTAGCCAGGCTGACACAGGCAGAGTGGAGAGCCTGTCAGGGGATTGGTGCTGCACTGGGCTTCCCCGTGGCATGGCTGGTTCAGGCACATGTCCTCCATGTGGCACAGGAGTCCTGGAGGGCAGGATGGGCCGCTTGAGGATCCCAGCTGCCCCCCTTATGCTTCTGTCACTTGCCATCCTCACGGCCACCTCCCCGAGCCCTCTGTCACACCTGTGCGGCCAGGTGGGCAAAGGCAGGAGAAGGAGCCCACACGATCGATGCAGGTGGATCCCGGGGCACAGGTGGCAGCAACACAGTCGTCTAGGTTCTCTTCACAGCCTGTGCCTCCCCagctgctcacacacacacaatggaagcTGCCAGCTGAGTTCTGGCAGGTACCCCCATTTTGGCAGCGAGGGGGACCCTGAGCCTCACATTCATCCACATCTTCGGAGCAATCCCAGCCTGtgggggatgggatgggaagGGGACAAAGGCTGGAGTTGGGAGCCCTGTGAGGAGGGGAGGCTAGGGGCTGATCATATGGACCACGGGGGCCATGGACTTGGCTTAAACGACTCACCTGTCCAGGCCTCTGGGCAGAGGCACGTGTAGGTGCTCAGCCCATCCGGGCAAGTGCCCCCGTTCTGACACTGGTGCCCAGCACAGTCATCTGGATTCACCTCACAGCTCGGGCCTCTGAAACCtgacagggtcatgggattagcGAAGGGAAGGGGCCTCCCTGCCCCGGGAGAGGGGTGGCAGACGTGAGGACGCACcttgggggcagaggcagaggtggagggtggagtCTCTCCCTGGAACCAGCTGACAGGTGCCCCCATTGGGACAGCCCGTAGTGGGGCAGGGTCCTGGCTGGAGCTCACAGCGTGGACCCTCCTGCCCAGTGGGGCAGTGACACCAGAAAGATCCCAAGGTGTTATGGCAGGAAGTGCCTTTGGGGCAGGGCCCTGGGTCCAGGAAACACTCATTGATATCATGTTCGCAGGCATGACCCTCGAAGCCAGGTGGGCAGCGGCACTGGATCTGGGGGTACGTGGCCAGACACACCCCTCCATTGACGCAGGGATTGGCTGAGCAGAAGTCCCGAAGCTGGCACTGCTCACctgaggcagaggacagagggcGCTGTTCAATCCCCGCCCCCTCTCTGCTGGGAGAATCCAGCTCTCACTCTGGATTATCTGTGTCTGATTTTCATGTTGCCTTCTCTTTGTTCCCATACGCTTTTTGCCCTGCTCCACTACCCCTTGCCTCAGTTTGGGCATTCTGGAAAACGGGAGCTGTCGTTGTTGGTGGGAGTACTGCAGGCTGGCCCTGCGGAGCAGACCTGAGACACAGTGTCCTTCCAAATTTGGTGGCCTTTCCttggtggggaggagaaaagcaGCTGGCCTCCAGACTCGGCACCTTGCTGTGCCACCACCGCTGTGTGCCCTCAGGTGTGTCTGGCCTCCCTTGTCTGGATTTCCTAATCTTTAGGTGGGTACAGTGTTGCAGATAATGATAAGGAGACAGACGTCTCATGTGTTCCCCCCAGTGGCAACGGCGGTGGTGGCGGCTGGCACTGGGCTAAGTGACCACCTCCTGAACAtcactccctttcctcctctcgaCAACGTTATGACGTGTGGACATCAGCTGGCAACTGAGGATGCAGAGAGCTTAACTACCTGATGCAAGGGCGTGCGTCTCATCGGTGGCAGAGCTGGCACTGGACACGTGGGCCGCTGCTCTGAAGCACAAGGCCTGGCAAGTTGCCATTGACAGTCCTCCTTGTTGTCACACCACGAGAGGCTGgtctcccacccccaaatcctcAGAATTACCCAGGCACTCAAACTATCTCCATGCCTgggcccaccccagacccactaaAGCAGCCTTTCTGGGACGTGGGCACCAGTATGTTGCAGGCTTTGCAGGTGATTGCTGTGCCTTGCCACGTTTGAGAAGCCTTGCTCTTCTAGTCCACCCCTCACAGATCACTTTCCTCCCCGTGTGGTCTTCACTGCCCTGTCCAGTCCCCTCCCTCCTGGTAGATCAGAGGAGCCTTCCTCTCCAGGGGCTTTCACCTCTGTCCCATACCCCTGACTGCTTCCCCGGGCTAGGACGCCCTGCCCACCAGGGGTCCCACACCCTCATCCCCGGGTTGCACCCCTCTTCCTTGCCTTGATACCCGTTCCTCTCTCTGGGTCAGATCCCTTCCACCCCCATTACACCTCCCACCACCACCGTCTTTCCAGGTGCTGTTATGGGCTCCTACTTGGAAGAATAAAGGCCAGATGCCCATTATGCAGAATCTAGGAggttcccctctccctgccttgtgCTAGGCATTAACCCTCTAGCTACTGGGTcgaggggccaggctggggcacTAAGGGGGCTATGGCAGTAGCCATTTACTAACGGGTTGGAAAACACTTCAACGTTTTAACCGTTGGTACAGCCATGCTGGTGAATGTGTCTTGGGTCAATGGTCAGCAAGAGGGCTTGTTGATTGTCACAGCCTCTGTCCTCAAAGGGGCTGGCTGTTTTGCAGACTCCAGTTCCATCTTTCCCACCCCACTTCCCAGTCCAGTGTTCCTGCCTGTCCCGTCCTCCCCACCACTGCAGTGCTCACCTGTCCATCCAGGCAGACAGGAACATCGTGGGCGGCCTGAGGCCTGGATATGGCAGCGGCCCATTTTGGAACAGAAGGAAGAACAGGGGTCCTTGAGTTGGGCCTGGCACCTCTGGCCAGTGAAGCCAGAGGGGCAGGTGCAGGAGAAGCTGGGGGCCAAGGGAGAGGGAAGgctgggggagcctgggagggCGGGGAGCAGAGCTTGGCAGCTGCCCCCATTCTGGCAGAGCTGGGCATCCTGGCAGGGGTCAGGAAACTGGCATGTCTCACCCAGGAAGCCAGGGGCacacctgagcaggggaggagagtggaAACTTAAGTCACTGGGTCCTCTTtgccttctctcccacctcccttcctttgccttcatttgtttccctttagtGCCTttacctcctccctttctccttccttcccagtccctcctcctccccagctctccctccccaTTTCTGGTTTCCCACTCCAAGGAGACACACTCACTGGCAGCTCCCTTGTCCCTGAGATAGGCTCAGGCAGGTGCCTCCATTGGCACAGGGTTCTGGGAAGTCCCCACACCGAAGCACTAGGGATGGAGATGAGGAAGGCATGGGAGTGGGGAGCGCTGTGCTCCCAGATTTCTCTGGGTGCTTTGCTGCCTGCAGCAGCCCCACATGTGCTCTCAGCCACCACCACTTCTGCAGTTGCCTGATCCTTAAGGGAGTGGTGCTCTTGCCCTCGCTTcgccccgcccccatcccagGCCTGGGGATCCTCTGAGCTCCTaatccccaccccctttcctgtTTATTAGCCAGCCTTCCAAGTCAGCCTCAGGCTCCATCCCTTGGAATGGAGACAACAGGGCTCAGGAGGGGGGCCCAGGGGACTCCTGGAAGGTGAATGGCTGAGACATTGAAGGGATTTCCTCCCGGAAGGGCCCAGCATTGAGCCATccggggggtggggacagctggACCGGGAAAGGGACTTGGTCAGCCCTTGACCTTCCCATGTCTCCATCTCCTGCTTTTTTCTCATCGCCTTCCCTAGCAGGTGGCCAGTCTTTTTCCCTCTTTACCTCCTAAATGTGATTGCAAGAGCCTGCTGTCCGCCAGCACTAAGGCCAACTGGGTTCTCCCTGAGGCGGGCACCCTCCCACCCATTCCCCAGACAGTCACCGCCCCTGGCACAGGCCCCAAAGCCTTGGTTTGTGCAGCTGCAGCAGCAGAGTCTTCTCTCCCTGCATTTGGGGGGTGATGGTGGTGAGATTCTCTTCCACCCGGTGTCCTCTCAAAGCATGGGGCTTGGCCCTCCGCCCCCAACCCATCAACACCCTCTTAAGGAAGATGGGTCCCGTCACCTCTCTACCCCATGCCTCACCTCTGGTCTTGACGACTGAGtgacacagcagcagcagcagcagtgaagGGGGCTGCATTCCAGAGCACCGCCCCACAcccagatcctctgcctcctcaggCAAGGACCCTCAGAGCCCTCACCGAGGCAGGAGCCACCTCCTCTGCTCCCacggccccttcctcctcctctgcccactgCAAGCCTCACGTCTGAGCTGTTTCCTGAGTCACACAATGTCCTGGACACCCTAGtgatgggagggggaggagtggaaCAACATTGAGGGGGATGAGGGAGGGGCCTTCTGTCCCTGACAacccctggggagagggggagtgggATGGTGTGGCAGGTGAAC from Felis catus isolate Fca126 chromosome B2 unlocalized genomic scaffold, F.catus_Fca126_mat1.0 chrB2_random_Un_scaffold_44, whole genome shotgun sequence encodes:
- the LOC105260569 gene encoding neurogenic locus notch homolog protein 4-like isoform X1, which codes for MQPPSLLLLLLCHSVVKTRVLRCGDFPEPCANGGTCLSLSQGQGSCQCAPGFLGETCQFPDPCQDAQLCQNGGSCQALLPALPGSPSLPSPLAPSFSCTCPSGFTGQRCQAQLKDPCSSFCSKMGRCHIQASGRPRCSCLPGWTGEQCQLRDFCSANPCVNGGVCLATYPQIQCRCPPGFEGHACEHDINECFLDPGPCPKGTSCHNTLGSFWCHCPTGQEGPRCELQPGPCPTTGCPNGGTCQLVPGRDSTLHLCLCPQGFRGPSCEVNPDDCAGHQCQNGGTCPDGLSTYTCLCPEAWTGWDCSEDVDECEAQGPPRCQNGGTCQNSAGSFHCVCVSSWGGTGCEENLDDCVAATCAPGSTCIDRVGSFSCLCPPGRTGLLCHMEDMCLNQPCHGEAQCSTNPLTGSPLCLCQPGYSGPTCHQDLDECQMAQQGPSPCEHGGSCLNTPGSFDCLCPPGYTGSRCEADHNECLSQPCHLGSTCLDLLATFHCLCPPGTEVSSLCQNGGLCIDSGSSYFCHCPPGFQGSVCQDRVNPCESRPCQHGATCMAQPTGYLCQCAPGYNGQNCSKESNACQSQPCHNHGTCTHKPGGFYCTCPPGFVGLRCEGDVDECLDQPCHPPGTAACHSLANDLYCQWLPGYTGQWCEVETDPCQSQPCSNGGSCETTAGPPLGFTCHCLQGFDGPTCNHRAPSCGHHHCHHGGLCLPSPKPGFPPRCACLNGYGGPDCLTPPAPHGCGPPSPFLHNGSCSEIPGLGSPAFRCSCPPSSPGPRCQRPGAKGCEGRGGDGACDAGCSGPGGNWDGGDCSLGVPDPWKGCPSLSRCWLLFRDGQCHPQCDSAECLFDGYDCETPPACT
- the LOC105260569 gene encoding neurogenic locus notch homolog protein 4-like isoform X7; the protein is MQPPSLLLLLLCHSVVKTRVLRCGDFPEPCANGGTCLSLSQGQGSCQCAPGFLGETCQFPDPCQDAQLCQNGGSCQALLPALPGSPSLPSPLAPSFSCTCPSGFTGQRCQAQLKDPCSSFCSKMGRCHIQASGRPRCSCLPGWTGEQCQLRDFCSANPCVNGGVCLATYPQIQCRCPPGFEGHACEHDINECFLDPGPCPKGTSCHNTLGSFWCHCPTGQEGPRCELQPGPCPTTGCPNGGTCQLVPGRDSTLHLCLCPQGFRGPSCEVNPDDCAGHQCQNGGTCPDGLSTYTCLCPEAWTGWDCSEDVDECEAQGPPRCQNGGTCQNSAGSFHCVCVSSWGGTGCEENLDDCVAATCAPGSTCIDRVGSFSCLCPPGRTGLLCHMEDMCLNQPCHGEAQCSTNPLTGSPLCLCQPGYSGPTCHQDLDECQMAQQGPSPCEHGGSCLNTPGSFDCLCPPGYTGSRCEADHNECLSQPCHLGSTCLDLLATFHCLCPPGTEVSSLCQNGGLCIDSGSSYFCHCPPGFQGSVCQDRVNPCESRPCQHGATCMAQPTGYLCQASGVKWRQTLARASPAPTEGLVRQQQDHPWVSPATASRESPKFPPFEDLSPLSGEPHLAAEKT
- the LOC105260569 gene encoding neurogenic locus notch homolog protein 4-like isoform X5, whose amino-acid sequence is MQPPSLLLLLLCHSVVKTRVLRCGDFPEPCANGGTCLSLSQGQGSCQCAPGFLGETCQFPDPCQDAQLCQNGGSCQALLPALPGSPSLPSPLAPSFSCTCPSGFTGQRCQAQLKDPCSSFCSKMGRCHIQASGRPRCSCLPGWTGEQCQLRDFCSANPCVNGGVCLATYPQIQCRCPPGFEGHACEHDINECFLDPGPCPKGTSCHNTLGSFWCHCPTGQEGPRCELQPGPCPTTGCPNGGTCQLVPGRDSTLHLCLCPQGFRGPSCEVNPDDCAGHQCQNGGTCPDGLSTYTCLCPEAWTGWDCSEDVDECEAQGPPRCQNGGTCQNSAGSFHCVCVSSWGGTGCEENLDDCVAATCAPGSTCIDRVGSFSCLCPPGRTGLLCHMEDMCLNQPCHGEAQCSTNPLTGSPLCLCQPGYSGPTCHQDLDECQMAQQGPSPCEHGGSCLNTPGSFDCLCPPGYTGSRCEADHNECLSQPCHLGSTCLDLLATFHCLCPPGTEVSSLCQNGGLCIDSGSSYFCHCPPGFQGSVCQDRVNPCESRPCQHGATCMAQPTGYLCQASGVKWRQTLARASPAPTEGLVRQQQDHPWVSPATASRKIRQPSSIPAMSLVTTRGRCLAALDKDTAPLQQRIQINLLQDLVHSLRQLL
- the LOC105260569 gene encoding neurogenic locus notch homolog protein 4-like isoform X2 is translated as MQPPSLLLLLLCHSVVKTRVLRCGDFPEPCANGGTCLSLSQGQGSCQCAPGFLGETCQFPDPCQDAQLCQNGGSCQALLPALPGSPSLPSPLAPSFSCTCPSGFTGQRCQAQLKDPCSSFCSKMGRCHIQASGRPRCSCLPGWTGEQCQLRDFCSANPCVNGGVCLATYPQIQCRCPPGFEGHACEHDINECFLDPGPCPKGTSCHNTLGSFWCHCPTGQEGPRCELQPGPCPTTGCPNGGTCQLVPGRDSTLHLCLCPQGFRGPSCEVNPDDCAGHQCQNGGTCPDGLSTYTCLCPEAWTGWDCSEDVDECEAQGPPRCQNGGTCQNSAGSFHCVCVSSWGGTGCEENLDDCVAATCAPGSTCIDRVGSFSCLCPPGRTGLLCHMEDMCLNQPCHGEAQCSTNPLTGSPLCLCQPGYSGPTCHQDLDECQMGTEVSSLCQNGGLCIDSGSSYFCHCPPGFQGSVCQDRVNPCESRPCQHGATCMAQPTGYLCQCAPGYNGQNCSKESNACQSQPCHNHGTCTHKPGGFYCTCPPGFVGLRCEGDVDECLDQPCHPPGTAACHSLANDLYCQWLPGYTGQWCEVETDPCQSQPCSNGGSCETTAGPPLGFTCHCLQGFDGPTCNHRAPSCGHHHCHHGGLCLPSPKPGFPPRCACLNGYGGPDCLTPPAPHGCGPPSPFLHNGSCSEIPGLGSPAFRCSCPPSSPGPRCQRPGAKGCEGRGGDGACDAGCSGPGGNWDGGDCSLGVPDPWKGCPSLSRCWLLFRDGQCHPQCDSAECLFDGYDCETPPACT
- the LOC105260569 gene encoding neurogenic locus notch homolog protein 4-like isoform X6, with protein sequence MQPPSLLLLLLCHSVVKTRVLRCGDFPEPCANGGTCLSLSQGQGSCQCAPGFLGETCQFPDPCQDAQLCQNGGSCQALLPALPGSPSLPSPLAPSFSCTCPSGFTGQRCQAQLKDPCSSFCSKMGRCHIQASGRPRCSCLPGWTGEQCQLRDFCSANPCVNGGVCLATYPQIQCRCPPGFEGHACEHDINECFLDPGPCPKGTSCHNTLGSFWCHCPTGQEGPRCELQPGPCPTTGCPNGGTCQLVPGRDSTLHLCLCPQGFRGPSCEVNPDDCAGHQCQNGGTCPDGLSTYTCLCPEAWTGWDCSEDVDECEAQGPPRCQNGGTCQNSAGSFHCVCVSSWGGTGCEENLDDCVAATCAPGSTCIDRVGSFSCLCPPGRTGLLCHMEDMCLNQPCHGEAQCSTNPLTGSPLCLCQPGYSGPTCHQDLDECQMAQQGPSPCEHGGSCLNTPGSFDCLCPPGYTGSRCEADHNECLSQPCHLGSTCLDLLATFHCLCPPGTEVSSLCQNGGLCIDSGSSYFCHCPPGFQGSVCQDRVNPCESRPCQHGATCMAQPTGYLCQASGVKWRQTLARASPAPTEGLVRQQQDHPWVSPATASRVLTAPPVTTEPPPVATTTATTVACVCPPPSLASHPAVPASMATGALTV
- the LOC105260569 gene encoding neurogenic locus notch homolog protein 4-like isoform X3, which translates into the protein MQPPSLLLLLLCHSVVKTRVLRCGDFPEPCANGGTCLSLSQGQGSCQCAPGFLGETCQFPDPCQDAQLCQNGGSCQALLPALPGSPSLPSPLAPSFSCTCPSGFTGQRCQAQLKDPCSSFCSKMGRCHIQASGRPRCSCLPGWTGEQCQLRDFCSANPCVNGGVCLATYPQIQCRCPPGFEGHACEHDINECFLDPGPCPKGTSCHNTLGSFWCHCPTGQEGPRCELQPGPCPTTGCPNGGTCQLVPGRDSTLHLCLCPQGFRGPSCEVNPDDCAGHQCQNGGTCPDGLSTYTCLCPEAWTGWDCSEDVDECEAQGPPRCQNGGTCQNSAGSFHCVCVSSWGGTGCEENLDDCVAATCAPGSTCIDRVGSFSCLCPPGRTGLLCHMEDMCLNQPCHGEAQCSTNPLTGSPLCLCQPGYSGPTCHQDLDECQMAQQGPSPCEHGGSCLNTPGSFDCLCPPGYTGSRCEADHNECLSQPCHLGSTCLDLLATFHCLCPPGTEVSSLCQNGGLCIDSGSSYFCHCPPGFQGSVCQDRVNPCESRPCQHGATCMAQPTGYLCQCAPGYNGQNCSKESNACQSQPCHNHGTCTHKPGGFYCTCPPGFVGLRCEGDVDECLDQPCHPPGTAACHSLANDLYCQWLPGYTGQWCEVETDPCQSQPCSNGGSCETTAGPPLGFTCHCLQGEPQVSSF
- the LOC105260569 gene encoding neurogenic locus notch homolog protein 4-like isoform X4 yields the protein MQPPSLLLLLLCHSVVKTRVLRCGDFPEPCANGGTCLSLSQGQGSCQCAPGFLGETCQFPDPCQDAQLCQNGGSCQALLPALPGSPSLPSPLAPSFSCTCPSGFTGQRCQAQLKDPCSSFCSKMGRCHIQASGRPRCSCLPGWTGEQCQLRDFCSANPCVNGGVCLATYPQIQCRCPPGFEGHACEHDINECFLDPGPCPKGTSCHNTLGSFWCHCPTGQEGPRCELQPGPCPTTGCPNGGTCQLVPGRDSTLHLCLCPQGFRGPSCEVNPDDCAGHQCQNGGTCPDGLSTYTCLCPEAWTGWDCSEDVDECEAQGPPRCQNGGTCQNSAGSFHCVCVSSWGGTGCEENLDDCVAATCAPGSTCIDRVGSFSCLCPPGRTGLLCHMEDMCLNQPCHGEAQCSTNPLTGSPLCLCQPGYSGPTCHQDLDECQMAQQGPSPCEHGGSCLNTPGSFDCLCPPGYTGSRCEADHNECLSQPCHLGSTCLDLLATFHCLCPPGTEVSSLCQNGGLCIDSGSSYFCHCPPGFQGSVCQDRVNPCESRPCQHGATCMAQPTGYLCQCAPGYNGQNCSKESNACQSQPCHNHGTCTHKPGGFYCTCPPGFVGLRCEGDVDECLDQPCHPPGTAACHSLANDLYCQWLPGYTGQWCEVETDPCQSQPCSNGGSCETTAGPPLGFTCHCLQKDQTA